DNA from Archaeoglobus veneficus SNP6:
AACCGAAGAGCCTATATATGGATAGAGTGTTCTACACAGCATGAAAAAGATGCGGGAGAAGTGCAAGGACTGCATGATCTGCTTCAGGAAAAAGGAGAAGTAAGAGTAGAGGCGAATGTATGCACTCTCTCGATTTTGCCGAATTCTTCGGCTTTTTTCCGTACAGGCGCTTAAGGGGCAGAGGGGTGAGTCCACATTTCTCCATGAGAATTGGTGATGTCGATTTTCACATTGATTCCTCAAAAGGAGACGACTTCAACCTGATTACGCACGCCCACTCCGACCATCACGGCCAGAAAAATATGGATAACCCCAATGCAGTTGCCAGTCACGAAACGGCAGCCATCCTATCAGCTTCAACGGGCAAAGCGTTCTCTGGCCGGACTTTCAGCGTTGGCAAAACCCTCAGGTTTGGTGAAGTAAAGGTCAAAACTTACCACACAGGGCACATGCACGGCTCTACGGCTTTCTATTTTGATAATGGTGTTCTCGTAACTGGGGACGTAAAGGATTACAGAGGGTTGCCGAAGTGCAGTGTGCTCATCGCAGAGGCAACGTATGGCAGTCCAGAGCACATATTCGAAGATGAAGTTGAAAGGCTCGTGGAGGAGGCGCCAAATTCCGTTCTTGGCGCGTATCCCGTAGGGAAGGCTCAGAGAGTTGCAGAAATCCTGACCAATGCAGGATACAGTGTTGCAGCGTGCAACAAAATCTCGAGGATATGCATGTGTCTGGGCATTGAAGTGGATGCGGACGACGGTGAAGTATTTCTCGTCCCTCCGAGAGAACTTCCGTACGTCCGGAGGAGTGGAAGGAGGTACGTGCTCACAGCACAGAACTTCTACAGCTTTCCCCGCATAGTTCTGAGCGATCATCTGGATTACGAGGGCATTCTCCGCATGGTTGAACACTGCAATCCTGAGCACGTGATATTCTACCACGGAAATCCCTCAGAGTGCCTGATTCAGGAGCTGGAATCTATGGGATACGAGGTCACACTTCTCCACGAGCTTGAGAAAGTGAAAGTAAGGCGGAAAAGCTAAGTCCTATAAGTGTAACATAGAAACATGACATCCACGGGAAACTCCTCTTTCCTGACTACATTGCCTTCGCACTGCTCGCAGCAGTTTCAGCTTTTCTGCTTGCAATCACGTTATATGGCCTCCTCAGCCTTATCAGAGTTACACAGCATGCACCGAAATGGATATATTTAGAGGTCAGCAATACTACATCGAACAGCTCATCAAGCGGTCGTA
Protein-coding regions in this window:
- a CDS encoding MBL fold metallo-hydrolase RNA specificity domain-containing protein produces the protein MHSLDFAEFFGFFPYRRLRGRGVSPHFSMRIGDVDFHIDSSKGDDFNLITHAHSDHHGQKNMDNPNAVASHETAAILSASTGKAFSGRTFSVGKTLRFGEVKVKTYHTGHMHGSTAFYFDNGVLVTGDVKDYRGLPKCSVLIAEATYGSPEHIFEDEVERLVEEAPNSVLGAYPVGKAQRVAEILTNAGYSVAACNKISRICMCLGIEVDADDGEVFLVPPRELPYVRRSGRRYVLTAQNFYSFPRIVLSDHLDYEGILRMVEHCNPEHVIFYHGNPSECLIQELESMGYEVTLLHELEKVKVRRKS